From Neoarius graeffei isolate fNeoGra1 chromosome 27, fNeoGra1.pri, whole genome shotgun sequence:
AGTCAGTCCACCTTCTGGCATGTTTTTGGATAATCGAATTGCTGTGTCACCATGCTGCCCtttaaaaatccatccattatctctagccactttatccttctacagggtcgcaggcaagctggagcctatcccagctgactacaggcgaaaggcggggtacaccctggacaagtcgccaggtcatcacagggctgacacatagacacagacaaccattcacactcacattcacacctacggtcaatttagagtcaccagttaacctaacctgcatgtctttggactgtgggggaaaccggagcacccggaggaaacccacgcggacacggggagaacatgcaaactccacacagaaaggccctcgccggccccggggctcgaacccagaaccttcttgctgtgaggcgacagcgctaaccactacaccaccgtgccgccctccctttaaaaatgattatgaatAACAAATATAACTAGAAGGACATtcgatagagtgcatacctccatgaagccacatattatcaacatcaaaatcaaatcacttgaacctaggataatactaaagctatacaccaaatttcatcaaaatctgttcactactttttgagttacattgacagcagacaaaaaaaaaatcatggatctGCATAGAGatctagatttgcatcaaaatctaatcaattgttccttggcccatggctcacctttcctcagaatttcaccaaaatccattcacgactttttgagttacattgggaacagacaaacaaacaaacagaggcgaaaacataacctctttcaacaaagttggcagatgtaacaaacaaacaaaaaaaagacataAAATCCGAAAAGCTTACATTCCGTATCAGCATTTTCTTCCGTATCGTCCCCAGTTTGTTTTCTGCAGGTTCGAGTAAACATGATGAAGCAGGAATTAGATACAGCAGAGGGAATAAAACAGGTCATGTTCATTCAAAGTACATGGTTATGTATGACATTGCTTACCTTTTCAGTTCAACAGTCTGAGATCCTGTAAAAACATTATATAATGTAGTTGAATATAGGTGTTAGCGTATTATTAAAAGGCTATGTACGTAGTTTCACAAGGTTCTTACCTGTTGAGCTTTTAGTCTTTTTCCAGATAAACCCCACAGCTGCTATAGCAAGAGCCAGAAATATGGGAATTGTAGCATATAAGGGGATGAAATCATCTGTATAAACCACAAATAAAATGTAAGTAGGCAGAAATtactgagaacacacacacacatatgtatagCCCAATGCAGCTGAAACTCACCAGCACTGTTTCCAGCTATTTCAGGTCCTTTGTCTTTATGTACACTGACTCTAATATTATTGATGATCTTCCAGTTTCCTTttttattattgtgtgtgtgcacTTGTAAGGCACAAAGATATTGTCCAGCGTCTGACTCTGTTACGTTACTGATCCTGATGTTATGAGTGTTACTGCCTTCAGTGTGGTTTGAGAGCGTGGAGAGCAGTTCTTCTTGCACATTGCAGTGGTGATTGAACGTTATACCATCCCTTGAAAAATCATAAGAATACACACAGTTACTGTTCTTTTCATTGGTCTTGATCCAGTACACTATAAATTCCCTGTTGTTATATCCTTCTGTCAAGATGAAGCTGCAGTTTAAAAGTCCATCTTCACCTTCAGTTATCTCAACTGAAGATTTTTCCTCAGACTTGTTTGTCactgaaataaaaacagtttTGCTGATTATTCTGAAAAACAGATTTGTCTTGAGAAAATACAGGAAATAAAAACTTACTCACTTTCTTCATTTGCAGTAGCGACAATGTATGACGTGACAGTGTTGGGAGACGGTTTGAATGGAAACAAGAAACTAGAATCCAGAGCAGTAACACATCGAAAAAATCCACTCTTTGCTCTTAGAGAACATTTTTCACCAACTTTATCTGAATCTTTCTTTGTGCAGGAATTCTGGCTATTATTAAGAACGAGTGATTCACCCTGAACACACTCCACTGTGCAATTCACATCAATTATATTGCCAGACTCTGTGCTTATTTGCCATTTGTTGGTGTCACAAAACAACTTTACTTCATCCTTTGCTGTATAAATGAATTCAGTATGTCCTTcaggaagaggaaaaaaaacttCATTAAAGTTTATCAGCTTAACATGACAACTAACAACAGTCTATATGACTAAGACCAGTTTAAGTTCCCCAAAATGTTTCAGAAAGAAAGCTTTTCATTAAAAGTGATTCTAGCAAAGAATAATATAATCTTGTATTTAAACCATGATAATATGATAATACACAGAATTAAGGTAAGAAATCCACTCACCAAGGCATTTACTAAGAAAAATGACCAGGAGGATGAAACATGGCAGTGCCATAACTGCTCTGTACAAAGTGGCAAAAAGCAGAAGTGAGTAAGTTCAGAAAttgcgttgttttttttttttttcccccgaagGCTCTGATGCAAACTTAAACTATATTAAGATGGTGAAGGAAGTCCTGGCCTCTCGGCCTGTGAAGGCGGAtgtcacaagtttttttttttgtgtgtgtgtgtgtgtgtgtgtgtgtgtgtgtgtgcgcgcgcgtgcatacGCATGTGTGGCACAAGTGTGTATGATGAGGCCTCCTGTTTATGAAATCAATTTACATGTGAACAAAAAAATAAACTCAACCAAACTCTAGAGATGGTCTGAGTACATGTTACAGTACATTTGTGCTTTAATTTGTAAATCCATGTGATAcaggccctccacaattattggcaccccttgtaaagattagtaaaaagggttagaaaaaaaaatccacctttggtgaagttgcttcatctcacactgaaaaaattagaaaaatccaacctttaattgaaatgaatttattcagagaaaaacaaatccctcatcaaggggttgtattttcaacaaaaacacgtgccactattattggcacccctggaaatgattgtgaacacaatgtaaccaaAGCATGTTTCCCACTTAAATTTTATGTTTTTgaattgattggagtgtgtaggaactttcaagctgtaatccataattTCCTGATTAAttgggggacaaatatgaggtgacaaagAGATCAAATTCCCTCAGTCATTCATCAATATGGGAAAGATAAGACCACACAAACCAaacgagggagaagtgtgttgagctTCGTAAGTCAGGGAATAGTTATAAAagatagctactcacctgaaaatatccatttctactgttagggcaataataataataataataataataattgtctgTTTCAACTTTGCTTTCTGGCTTAAGAGATTGCTCTCCATGCGTAGCTGCATTTTTATGCCACTTCACCAAGAAAAGGCTAATAGACACATTGTAGTACTAGAAACTATGCCACAGTAATAATGTGAACTATAGTccttgtatattattattattattattattattgaaatgtATGTATTCTAGACATGTAGTCTGTCTTTACCAACCATTTACAGTACATGAGTGCCACAGTTAGCTCATGTGAATATGACAAGAATTCTGTTTCTTAACCATTTTAAATTATATAATCCATAATCCAATATACAGCTGGGCTCACGGTCCCACATGTGCTACTTACAGAATATTATACGTAACAGATCCCTCTCCTCTATAAAATGATGCTAATGTACAAAGCATTACTTGCTTGAGATGACATGGCTGAAGTTGACAATTAGCCCAATCATTAATGAGGGCCATCAATTTGATATAAAAGAATGAATTAGAATTTTATTTCCGTTTTGTATTTCATTTAGTATTTCATATatgaatttattattatattagcctaatataataataaatatatccACATATAGAACAAAAACTGTGCAAGGTGTGTAACACATAAACCAGGGAAAATGAAAATTTTGCTTTCTCAAGCAAATCATGAGGAGACAAtatcattatctatctatctatctatctatctatctatctatctatctatctatctatctgtggcagtgggggcgtggccaagcggcggtctgtgaatggagggcggagtcagggaaggtaagtgctagaatcactgcacctgatgggaattaatctgtgtttgtgtgtcttccccagtgaccgcaccctataagaggagagggagagaagaggaagggagctctcccccaaccagaacacttgtgtgtgtgtgcgcctgggaGAGTAAATGTATGAATGCTGAAAAGCTAAGAATAAAagaggtttttgagaactcagttctggcctgccatgcttctgtgctccacccacctggtctgattctacagtagtgccgaaacccgggaacggagtgcagaagggaacagccccatggagttctCCCCCTTCagagacctgatccatgccctcaccacggcccaacagagccagcaccaggcgctgatcaccctccggaaggagcaggaacaacggttcgaagccctggtgctggcgcagcaggaagatcgccaggcattccggcacctgttcGCGTCAACGGGGTATATGATCACCACcgccgtggaccctccccacctcaccctaatgaaaatgggtccgcatgatgaccctgaagccttcctcgctctttttgagcaggcagcagaggcgtggggtttgccggtggaacagcgcgcggcgtgcctcctccccctgctaacaggcgaggcgcagctggccgcgctacagctccccgccgacagccagctggtctacgcggacctccacagggccgtcctccaacgtgtgggccACGCCCCAGAACAGCAACAGCAGTGCTTCTGCgtgctgcacctggaggaggtcggccggccattcacgtttggccagcaactccaggacgcctgccggtggtggctgagggctgacaaccgtgacgccgagggaatcatcgacctggtggcgctggaacaatttattgcccgacttccagaaggaacagcgaagtgggtccagtgccatcgcccggcatcgctggatcagtccATCGAGCTGACGGAGAACCATATGGCGGCAATTCCAacagcaggacagcgtgtctcctcttctcccctcccttctttctctctctctctccctctgctcctc
This genomic window contains:
- the LOC132874753 gene encoding uncharacterized protein LOC132874753, whose product is MALPCFILLVIFLSKCLGHTEFIYTAKDEVKLFCDTNKWQISTESGNIIDVNCTVECVQGESLVLNNSQNSCTKKDSDKVGEKCSLRAKSGFFRCVTALDSSFLFPFKPSPNTVTSYIVATANEEMTNKSEEKSSVEITEGEDGLLNCSFILTEGYNNREFIVYWIKTNEKNSNCVYSYDFSRDGITFNHHCNVQEELLSTLSNHTEGSNTHNIRISNVTESDAGQYLCALQVHTHNNKKGNWKIINNIRVSVHKDKGPEIAGNSADDFIPLYATIPIFLALAIAAVGFIWKKTKSSTGSQTVELKRKQTGDDTEENADTECSPYAMGNGEEEIKFASKPDALKQEGQEESTDFYSVMKKNDLYEPGV